A genome region from Microbacterium sp. CGR2 includes the following:
- a CDS encoding ComEA family DNA-binding protein, protein MAPEQSPPTSRPRLRLSIGAAVVLALVVLSVAVGLGLMRGQAAPSETVPLTDSGQVDDAGGANDSDSAGELYVHVLGAVGRPGLYVLDLDARVVDAVAAAGGTAADADLAAINLARVLTDGEQIVVPVVGAVAEPGAAPPGDDRIDLNTADQAALEKLPRIGPALAERIIAWREENGRFQSVDDLLAVPGIGEKLIEGLRDGVRV, encoded by the coding sequence ATGGCTCCAGAGCAGTCACCTCCCACCTCGCGGCCCCGTTTGCGTCTGAGCATCGGAGCTGCCGTGGTGCTCGCGCTCGTCGTGCTGTCGGTTGCGGTGGGGCTCGGTCTCATGCGCGGCCAAGCAGCTCCGAGCGAGACCGTGCCGTTGACGGACTCCGGGCAGGTCGATGATGCCGGTGGCGCCAACGATTCCGACTCGGCCGGCGAACTCTACGTGCATGTTCTGGGCGCTGTGGGGCGGCCCGGCCTGTATGTGCTCGACCTCGATGCTCGCGTCGTCGATGCGGTGGCTGCCGCCGGGGGAACGGCGGCGGATGCCGATCTGGCGGCCATCAACCTCGCACGGGTTCTCACCGACGGCGAACAGATCGTCGTGCCCGTCGTCGGCGCGGTGGCCGAACCAGGCGCGGCGCCGCCGGGTGACGACCGGATCGACCTCAATACGGCCGACCAGGCGGCATTGGAGAAGCTGCCGCGGATCGGACCGGCGCTCGCGGAGCGGATCATCGCCTGGCGTGAGGAGAACGGCCGCTTCCAGTCGGTGGACGACCTCCTCGCGGTTCCCGGCATCGGCGAGAAGCTGATCGAAGGGCTGCGCGACGGCGTCCGCGTGTGA